In one Poecilia reticulata strain Guanapo linkage group LG8, Guppy_female_1.0+MT, whole genome shotgun sequence genomic region, the following are encoded:
- the gosr2 gene encoding Golgi SNAP receptor complex member 2, producing the protein METLYHQTNKQIQEVQSQMGNLERTDRESVHLLENELQARIDQIFTHLERLEILASKEPPNRRQNAKLRVDQLKYDVQHLRTALQNFQHRRYTREAQDREREELLSRTFTTNDADTSIHIDETIQLNTNLHNAHRGMDDLLGSGSSILNGLRDQRSTLKGTHKKMLDVANMLGLSNTVMRLIERRATQDKFIMIGGMLLTCVFMFLVIRYLG; encoded by the exons ATGGAGACGCTTTACCACCAGACCAACAA GCAAATCCAGGAGGTGCAGTCTCAAATGGGAAACCTGGAAAGGACTGACCGCGAATCAGTTCACT TGTTAGAGAATGAACTACAGGCTAGAATCGACCAGATCTTCACTCATCTGGAACGCCTCGAGATCCTGGCCAGTAAAGAACCACCAAACCGCCGCCAGAACGCCAAACT ACGAGTGGATCAGCTGAAGTACGATGTTCAGCACCTGCGGACCGCTCTCCAAAACTTCCAGCACAGACGCTACACCAGAGAAGCCCaggacagagagagggaggaacTCCTGAGCCGCACCTTCACCACAAAT GATGCGGACACCTCCATCCACATAGATGAGACCATACAGTTAAACACGAACCTGCACAATGCACACCGAGGCATGGACGACCTCCTgggcagcggcagcagcatcCTCAATGGCCTCAGAGATCAAAGGTCAACCCTCAAG GGGACGCACAAGAAGATGCTGGATGTAGCCAACATGTTGGGCCTCTCTAACACAGTCATGAGACTAATAGAAAGACGAGCCACCCAGGATAAGTTCATCATGATTGGAGGCATGTTGTTGACCTGCGTCTTCATGTTCCTCGTCATCAGATACCTGGGCTGA